One Thermodesulfobacteriota bacterium genomic region harbors:
- a CDS encoding class I SAM-dependent methyltransferase has translation MRGEDIAPINIQKVIWNSTLIHILSSALELGIFDAINKGAHDSKEIAEGIKASQKGTRVLLDALVVMDFIGKKGGKYYLTPESEFFLVSGKPTCLSDFVTLHNEGIYSHWPYLSEAVKSGMAKRNNQPEEKREFYSRLARALFTLNYPLGRRLVEIMGTDRVARYIRILDVAAGSAPWSIAMAQANHRSLVTAVDFPEVLEVAKEYVKQHGLEGQFKYIPGDVNELSFGEGSYDLAILGHICHSQGEEFTQKLLSKIYSSLGMGGEIIIIDTIPDEERSGPFFPVLFAVLMFLNTPHGDTFTFSQFKEYLLSAGFANIRRLDLSRETSAVMATKGSS, from the coding sequence ATGAGAGGAGAGGATATAGCACCGATAAACATCCAAAAGGTTATATGGAACAGTACCTTAATTCATATTCTCAGCTCTGCTTTAGAGCTTGGCATCTTTGACGCGATTAATAAGGGTGCACATGATTCAAAAGAAATAGCCGAGGGAATAAAAGCCTCCCAGAAGGGCACAAGGGTTCTTCTCGATGCGCTAGTGGTAATGGATTTTATAGGGAAAAAAGGCGGTAAATACTACCTCACACCGGAATCAGAATTTTTTTTGGTAAGCGGCAAACCTACCTGTCTTTCAGACTTTGTTACGCTACACAACGAAGGCATTTATAGTCATTGGCCCTATCTTAGTGAAGCGGTCAAATCGGGAATGGCTAAAAGAAATAACCAACCCGAAGAAAAAAGGGAGTTTTATTCACGGCTGGCCAGAGCACTTTTCACCCTAAATTACCCCCTCGGTCGACGGCTGGTTGAAATTATGGGGACGGATCGGGTGGCTCGATATATACGGATATTGGACGTTGCAGCGGGTTCGGCTCCCTGGAGCATAGCCATGGCTCAGGCAAATCACCGCTCTCTGGTGACGGCCGTGGATTTTCCAGAGGTGCTCGAAGTGGCAAAGGAATATGTAAAGCAACACGGGCTTGAGGGACAATTTAAATACATACCAGGCGACGTGAATGAACTAAGTTTTGGTGAAGGGAGTTATGATCTGGCCATTCTCGGGCACATCTGCCACTCCCAAGGCGAAGAATTCACGCAAAAGCTTCTTTCAAAAATTTATTCTAGTCTCGGGATGGGAGGAGAAATAATCATCATTGACACGATTCCAGATGAAGAAAGAAGCGGCCCTTTTTTCCCGGTGCTCTTTGCAGTATTGATGTTTCTTAACACCCCGCATGGGGATACATTTACCTTTAGCCAGTTTAAGGAGTACCTTCTTAGCGCCGGATTCGCTAATATAAGAAGACTCGATTTATCCCGGGAAACAAGTGCGGTAATGGCAACTAAGGGGTCTTCTTAA